The Primulina tabacum isolate GXHZ01 chromosome 10, ASM2559414v2, whole genome shotgun sequence region acagcatatgagtttcggttttggtggtttggtgtggatcttggttggcctatggcccttatccacgattcataccatacccctagatgtctaggtcgtgccatggtcaatcaaatggccactggaacgacacgagacagcaagcaaagcaaaacaccacacgcgcatgcaaaggtgctctcgggtgaatcttttcgattgttgctggaatattccgaattgtggctggtctaaagcccttagccatggttgaaatcattctttgggacgttggtaagaggtgttggtcggtggttcaagccccaatggccattagcctcgcaaacgacgcaagcaaaccaaagcacggttgctgtatttttggacagcaacttgctgtgtcggttcggaggttCCTTTGAGTTCTTGGtaggcttttagcctatggccttggactggacagtgcctcattgagttgggaaggtcatgtcttCAACCtttcgtcattcggatcatttttgaggtcgtacgagaatttacggtgcgatgtgccaaattgactttcgaaagagcgtttcatgttttggcctccattcacctagatttcggccctcaccatttaaggagcattattttatcattttaggcgtattttaatcatgactacatgacggttcagtgttggttcgggttggttcggagtcatgattaaatacgaagtcggtaggcataattgtcacattttagaatgttattgcatagtttggttccataaatctattgcatatttttcatgacatatttaggttgcagcgagcctgagagcgatccaatccaagcagtaaattatttcaggatatttaattgtgtcatttaattatattacgtgcataaatatataaaatgttcatttttgagattatgcgatattgcttgtggccattacactatcatgggattattgctaaatctggttgccagttaccggtcagttgagtttgtttcacccagtatattgtggctacagtctgatcagacgtttactattttacccggtcgccagttaccggtcatgggagcattttattatccggtcgccagttaccggtcagtttcagtgcaggggccacttccgtataccataatctcacaaggaaaattattacaggctatttcagtacagggctccaagtagcaaacatttttaccatgatattttgagttcagttatgcacgtattataattaataatgacacgacacttttacgatatgcctcatgacatgacatttttattccatgaaattttactatagtatttactcgttatttacgatatatgcatgttgagtctttagactcactagacttgattgttgtaggttctgatgatgccgtggccgagggcggggaccagtgagcatgCTCGAGTCGGcaatagtaggacccgaggacctcagttcagcatttatttttaattgatggctcaaacattttaattattgttggaaaaactttttactgttatttcaaaaatgttaattcttccgctgccacattgaacatcaaactttattgatcagtttaatttatgattgaggtattttatttaatttaagaataaaaattttaaattttccgcaaatttccaagtacggATTTTTTGGCACTTATAGTTCTGCCTTAACCAGTCCCCCTTTTGGATTCATTTTGAGATATCACTGCTGATCCCTCTGTCGTTTTTAGTTCTCATCAGGACGCCCTTATTTCTGACCGCCCTGAGGTCACGGTGGCTGAGGACGATGAGAGTGTTCAGTTTGTGGATTGCGTGGATGACCTTGGATCTCCACGCCCGGATGTGGTGACTGTGTTTGTCACCCCGGAGGTTTGTATTGAAAATCATAGCAGTCACTCGGTCCCATCTTTTCCTGCATCCCCTGCTGATGCCACTTCTATGCTGGACGAGTTGATTGCTCGACAGGGACCCCCCATTCTTGAGATGATTCCCAGTCACATGTCGGCTGATGATCCTGATCAGGATTTCGATCGACATTCTGTGTCTGGGGTTAGCTGTGGGTCTGAGTGTAGTATTCTGGACACTGACATGTCCAATCCCAGAAAAAGACCTCAGGATGATGGTCGGCGATCGCGTAAAAAGCGATCGGATCCTTCTTCCACCAGTTCCccatgaattgcttaatctggAATATCCTGGGACTTCGGGGTTcggagtcccagcagaggcttcatgactttgtgaaggagaaacaAATTAAGGTTTTGGCTGTTTTGGAGCCCATGATTGATCTAGATCCGAGATTCATGACTCGCCGTTTGGGGTTTTCTGGAGTCATCTCTAATCTCTCCGGTCCTATCTTGGTattttttgctgctgatgtgagggcggagtgtgtttttgatcatgctcagttccttcacatcAGAGTCTTTGCTTCTTTCTTGCCGAaagagatattttgttcttttgtctATGCTAGATGTGATTATGTTCAGCGTAGGGATCTTTGGGCTTCTTTGCTTTTGGTTAAGCCTGTTTTGGGTCCCTGGCTAGTTGGGGGCGACTTTAATGTCGTCAGGGATGCGTCTGAGTGCTTGGGCTCCCAtggtggtaggttgctacccatggaggagttcattacttttattcttgattctggcctgatcgatgctggttttgaggggtcttcgttcacttggacgaataagaccatttggaagcggttggacggGTATTGGTTTCTATTGATTGGGGAGATCATTTCAGCTCGATTCGGGTTGAACATCTCGCTCGTACGGTCTAGgatcactgtccgcttttggttaccgctcctGTTTTTGCCCCTGGGCCGAGCTCctttcgcttccagcgtatgtgggttaggcaccatggttttttgcagactgtgaggcttaattggaatctGCCTTGCAGTCTGAGCGGCATGCCTCGGCTTTTTGCCAAGATAAAGCGTCTCAAGCATCACCTCCggtggtggaatcgggatgtttttggtaacatctttgatagACACACTGAGGCTGAGAGGGCTGTTCGTTCTGCTGAGGATGTCTGTGAGGCTGAACCTTCTGACGTGAATTGGACTTCTCTGTCCCgtatcaccgccatggaggcagatttttggaaacagaatgcggcttgccattggcttgaggatggtgagcggaacaccagaCTCTTCCATAATATGGTGAGGAAAAAGCGTGTGGCGAAAAAAATTTTCCGCATATGGGAGAATGGGGTCTGCCTGACGTCTCAGGATTTGATTCAACAGTCGGGAGCTTTGTTTTTCCAGGATCTTCTTACCGGGGAGCCCTCTGCGCTCGATTgccctgatttttcgggttttcCCTCGGTTATTTCTGCCGTGGAGAATGATGGTATTGCTGCGATTCTCTCTTTGGAGGAGGTCCGCGCGACCGTCTTCTCCATTCACCCTGATAGTGTTGCTGGCCCTGATGGCTTTTCTTCGGCGTTCTTCCAGCATTGCTGGTagattgtccatcaggatgtttttggtgcAGTTCTTGATTTTTTCCAGGGTTCTCCTATGCCTCAGGGCTTTACCACCACCACGATAACTCTGATTCCCATAGTTGAGGGTGCTCGTACATGGTCGGACTTCCGTCCGATCAGTCTGTGcaatgtcacgaacaaaatcatctcgaagctgttgtactctcggatgagggatgtggtggagagacttgtttccccgaatcagagtggcttcgttccgggtcggatgatctctgataatattctccttgcccaggagctcactcacaacattactctccccactcgtggtggtaatatcatcttgaagttggatatggccaaggcctatgaTAGGGTCAAGTGGCATTTCTTATTCGACgttttgagacattttggtTTTTCAGAGCGTGTTGTGGATTcggtctcggcctgtatttccCATTGTCATTTCTCTGTGAACATCAATGGATCCCTATCTTGGTTTTTTGGTTCCACTAGAGGCCTCCGGCAGGGCAATCCATTGTCTCCCCTTCTCttcattttgggggcggagtatctttctcGTGGTCTTGACTGActctacctgcagcatcctgcgattaggtatcggtctgattgtgatattttgatttcccacctcgcttacgctgatgatgtcattatttttgccagtggtgggtctcgtggtatgcagcgccttgttgattttctgcatcactacgAGAACTGTTCGGGGCAGCGTGTGAATGCTGCCAAGAGCTCTTtgattttgcctccgaggtgctctggGCGCCTCCGCTCCCGGCTTTTGCGCATCACCGGGTTCGCCGAGGGTCATCtgcccctcaagtacctcggagttccCCTTTATCGGGGTAATCGCACATGCTCCCTTTTTGAGCCTCTCCTACAGActgttcgtaggaagttagagggttgggagattcggaCCCTCTCCCCGGGTAGCCGCATGACCCTGATacgtagcgtgctcctctccatgccgatttatctgtttcaggtggttcagccacctctggctgtcatggagaagcttgagcGGGCCTTCATTGCCTTCCTCTGGGGGTTGAGACCCTTGGAAAGGAAGTGGCACTGGGCCCGGTGGTCCCGGTCTTGCCTCCCCGTGTTTGAGGGGGGCCTTGGATTCCGCAGATTTAAAGATCTCGTGGAATGTTTCTCTATAAAATTATGGTTCAGATTTTGGCAGGGCTCCTCTCTATGGCCGAGATTCCTTTTCCGGAAGTATTGCCGGCTGGATGCTCCTGCCTGTGTCCCCGCCCGTGCTTCTATTTCCCCCATTTGGCGTCGTCTCCTCAGGATCCGCCCTCGCGCGGAGCCTGGCATTCGCTGGCGAGTTGGTCTCGGAGATGTTTCTTTTTGGGATGACACTTGGTTTGGGGACGTTCCTTTGTCCTCCCGGTGTGTGGTCCGCGGGGGCCGTGATGTTCGGGTCTCATTTTCTGTCTGAGGGGTCCTGGGATTTTGATCGCCTTTGTGCGGTTGTTGCTCCTTCAGTTGCCGAGGAGATTGTTTTGATTCCTGTTTTTTCGAGAGACCCTGATCTGGCACGATGGATCCATAGCTCTGATGGTGCTTTCTCTGTGAGATCTGCTTGGGAGCTGATCCGTTAGCGTGCTCCGTCTTCAGATATATTCCGCCCGTGTTGGGGGAGTTGGTTGAGGCCTACCATGTCGTTCATCCTTTGGAGAttctggcatcagtggctcccagttgatgaggtgctccagcgccggggttttgcgttagcctcgagatgtcagtgttgtgatatggctGAGACATTCACACACATATTCATTCGCAGCCCGGTTGCTCGGTCTGTCTGGCACTTCTTTGGCGCCGTGTTTCGGGTTCGTATTcccgacactgaggatttcagtttgttcctcagtGCGTGGAAGAGAGATTTGGTATGGTCCCAGGGGGGCCATGTGCGGGAGTTTCTCCCCTGCATCGTTCTGTGGTTCCTCTGGACTGCGCGGAACGATGCTAAGCACCGTCATCTCCCTGTTTCTAGGGAGACGGTGAAGTATCAGATTTTTTATTACCTGCGTCTTGCCCACtctgcgcgtactgtcaagCCCAGACATTGGCTGGGTGTGTTTCATGTGGCGAGATTGCTGGGTATTTCGGTTGCTCTCCACAGATTCCataggacggcgattgttcgctgGCTGCGACCGCTATCTGGGTGTttcaagcttaatgtggatgggagctcgCGTGGTATATCTGGGGACTCCTCTGCTGGTGGCGTTGTTCGGGATGATTCCGGGAGGGTTGTGCTCTTATTCAGCGAGTTCATCGGAGCTGGGTCTTCTCTTCGGGCCgagctttgggcggtttggaggggtcttctcctttgttctgatcattcttttttccctctttggatcgaGCTTGATTCTCTGACTTCTATTCAGCTCATTCGTTCCCGTCGATGTTGCTGGGGTCTTGATCACATTGTATCCAGGATTCTGGTCCTTTTGAGGGGGCGGTCTATCCATATTTCGCATATATtccgggagggtaattcggtggcagatgcattggcggcgagggcccatacccttaggcactttaccttagagttaggtccctcCCTCCCTAGGCACATTTCCATACTTGCACGTTCGGATACCTCCGGACTTCCCTACCTGAGATATAGATGTTCTTAGCTGTTTGCAGCCCATTCCTTCACTTGGACCCATTTCTTCGGTATTTCTATATgtatttgtatatttttcctttgcaggtactgttcttttgaGGGTTTCTCTTTTCCCCCGTTTTGCCAGTCTGGTGTGAGTGGGCCCAGACACTCGCACACTACATGTTTGGTCTCCTCGGGATTGGGTGGGCTCTTGCACTTACCCTATTGGTGCTTTTCTTGGGCCCTCTCATATTCCCAGAAGCGCTATTTCTGTTTGTGCCTCTCTTTGGTCCATTTCTGGTCCCTGGCGGGCGTTTACTGCAGGTTCTCCTTGCCCGCCGTATCAGTTCTTTTACAGGATTTACTGGATGTCGTGGTGGTTCCGGGGAGTATTTTCGGACGATCCTCTTCATTGTTATGATACCTTCGTCAGATTTATACTTCAGATGCTGGACCTTTTTTTGTTCTGGCTGGATTGCGATCTTCATTTTGCCTTTTATCGTCATCGTACAGTGATTTCCTGGCCAGATCTTATTTTGATTGATGGGATTCATACAGTTACCCGGTCTCAGATTAGAGTCGTTTTGACAGATTGGATTCTTCAGGGTGATGGCTCAGATATGAGAGTTTCTTCATGGATTCCGCACTCATCTCCCAGTTATCATTTGGTCTTCTTCGACGCGTTGACTCTTAGCGCTGCTCGTATTTCATTAGTTTCTAGCGCACTTTTTGTCGTAGTCTAGGGTTATTTTTGCTTATGTATTTATGTCCCTAGGCTACTTTGTCtttatgtttctactgctttagcctttttgaggaGGTCTTGGTATAGTCCCCCTCCTTTTTAGGTTTTCTTTCTGCTgctgttactttttattttgtggatatatacaggtaggggtctgcctaatccccccgcatccggcggtgttttccggaaaaaaaaaaaccctaaaccgaAAAAACCATTCGCCCccaaaattttttctctcaaGTGAATAGTGCCAAAAAAATCGCCCAAATATCCCCTAAAAATCGCCCCCATGTCGGCGCCGGTTTCCGCCCGGCCACCCGTACGATCAGGTGCGACTCGCCAAGAGGAGGCAGTTGTTCAAATTTCAGGTCCAACGGAGCTCATCTGCCCGGCGAAATCGATGTTCAAAATCCCGGAAATTGCGCAGATTCCGGCGATCGGAATCGCGGCGGCATCCGATGATCGTTTGCCGTCGGTTCATAATTCTGGTGCTCAAGTTTCGTCCCAATCGGAGTTCGTTTGATCCCCCAAATCGGCCGGCGAAGTACCGACGTCACTGTTCCTCGCGAAATCGTCCATTCCAGATCAAATTTCGGCGGCGTCCGGTATGGTATGTTTGATCGGTTCCCGAATCTGTGATCCTCTCTCCAAGGCGCATCTTTTGGTACCTCACCCATCGTCGGATTCATCTCTGGTAGccgggaatttcagatctacgaatGAAATCACTGTTCACGCGCAGGTGCCTGAGTTTTTCTTCAATTCAGTCGCCGTCCCTACTCCAAATTTAAATTCCTTTGGCCAGAAGACTTCTCAAGTGATGGGTAAACTTTCCATGCTTCAATTTCAGTAAATTCATCGCGGATCAAAAACGCCCAAATTGGTGGATTTGGTTCGATTCATCGCCGAGTTCACTCTATTCGGGGCCGAATTTGTCTGGTTTTCAGGGTTTGATTGCCGGTTCCCAGGTCCCTGCATGCTCGCCGGCCGTCGGCTATTCTACGGTGGTGGTGGACCTAGTTGACTCGGCCGAGTCACTCGGTCCAATGAAGCGCGTTGACTCGGCAGTTGGCAATTTGTCTTCTACTGTTCCACCGGCTTCGAAGGTTGTTTCTGCGAGATCTGTTCCTCCTACGATCTCTTTTGGGGATATTTTGAGGCGCGACTCTCCTTCTTCTTTGGCCCAGAGTTTTTCAGATGTTGCTAATTCGATGGATGAGGTGCCCGCTCCGACAGATCGTAATGGGATTCCCGATATATTATttccggatcaggttatttcctCCCTTTCTTCTCCTTTCCGTTATGCTTTAGTAGGACGTATTTTTGGGAACCGGGGCTTGACCCTGAATTCGGACATTTTATCTGCTCTCTCTTGTATTGGTTTGCTGGGCTCCCACACTGTTAAATTTCTTCCTCGTGGGTATATGGTTCTTACTCTTTCATGTGAGGATGATTATTTGAAGTTTTGGGAGAGGCCTGAGATTTCCATTAGGACTGTGGTTATTCGATTTTCTAAATGGACCCCGGAGTTCAAATATGAGGAGGATTCTTCTATCGCTCTGGTTTGGGTTAGATTTCCTGATTTATTTCTTCACCTTTATGATAAGAAAAGCTTGTACCCGATTGCCAAGATTTTAGGTAATCCCGTTAAGGTTGATGAGATTACTGTTGACGGTTCCAGAGGCTCTTTTGCTAGGGTCTGTATTGAGTTGGATGTTCTTCAACCTCTTCAAGAGAAAATTTGGGTGGGCTGGGGTGATCATTTTCAGGTTGTTGAGGTTATTTATGAGAGGGTTCCTCATTTTTGTTGTAATTGTAAGATGCTCGGTCATTCGCTTGATTTTTGTACTAGGAATGGTCAAACTTTTCAGTCTAGGCGGCGTGGTCCTCAGCGTCAGGCTGCTCATGCTCCTCCTTCATCTGATCAGCAGAATCAACGTCCACGTCCTCATGGTAAGGGCATTGTTTCTGACTCCCCAATTCAGGCTCCTAGTGTGCCGTCTCAGGGTGTTAGTTCGGATCAGGCCCCGTCTAGTGATTCTGATGTTCCTGAGCAAGTTGTTAAGCGTCCCTGTCGTCGGCCAGTTGTGAGAAAAGATCCCAATAGGCCTATTTCTACGAAGAATTATTACGAGGTTTTGCAGGATTTGCCTTCTGAGTCAGGTCCTGGTGAGACATCTGGTACTGTGAAACCCCGAACCCACAGGGTCAAGTCACTTCTTAGTAAGCTCACGGTAGAGGGGAATGCTGAGGCAGGTTATCCATTTCGGCCAGCTTCGGCTCGGTCTAGTTCGTCTCAGACCACAGCTACAGTTGATGTAGTGAATTCTTCTGTTACAGCTGTTCCTGCACCTGTGGATGTTCCGGTTCAGGTGGTTGAGCTTGTTCCTGTTGTCCAGGATACGGTGATGGGTACCCCAGTTTCGTCTCCATTGCCTTCATTGGAGTTTGATTCGGCTAGTGTTGGAAGTATGACAGGTGTGGTGCCTTCTTCTACGACGGAGTGTTTGTCTTTACCACTCCCGGGACGTACGCGTTCTCAGCAGCGAAGGTATTACAGACAGAAGGCAGCTCAGGCGAGTTCACCCTACAGGCGACCTCTAGATCCAGGCTGATTTAGTTTTTCCCGCCTTTTTGACGGTAtgtggtgggcgttcactgcagagttctcttTGCCcacccttttgtttttattttgtttgatgTATTCCGGGACACCCGttggtttgtttgtttttttgttcTGCTGTTTTTCGGGTTgtcctgttgtagtatgtcgttaTTTATGTTTCATGTCTTGACTGTATAGACtttccggaggtcttggtctagtcccctccgttaggttttatttgtgaataaataaaattttttttaaaaaaaaaattaaaaaaaatccctAAACCTAATCCCCtgaaaaaaaaaccctaaaccctaaatcAAACCAAAACCATTCgcctccaaaaaaaaaattctcccTCGTGAATAGTGACCAAAAAAACCCAAATTTTCGCCTAAAAATCGCCGCCATTACGGACGGCCATTCTCCGTCAGTTCTCCGCCGGTTCGCCGGTTTATCTGTAACGCCTCATCGCGGCGACCAACATACTAAAATTTCAGCTCAATCGGAGGTCATTTGCCCATCCAATTTCATGTTCGAAAATTCGCAATTTCCGGCCAAAAAGTCGTCTCCGGTAAATTCAACTCCGTTTTTGACAAATGATATACCGTTAGAATCGTCTCGCCAAGGCGAACTTACTGTCCAAATTTCATCTTAATCGGAGTTGATTTGCCCCTCCGATTTGCCCGCCAAAGTGTCGACGGCACTGTTCATATGGGAACCGTGTACTCTTTCGTCGATTCCGGCTAGCTCCGGCATCCATTCTTCACTCCAAGCCCCGATCTGGAATCCAGGTTCCAATACGAGTCCAATGGTTCATACCCCGTTGTCCAAATCGTCGCCGTCTAccgggaatttcagatctacggtTGTAGCATCTCAAACCCTGACGCCGATTTCTTCAATTGTCGATTACTCCGACGCAGCTTGTCCAAATGTAAATTCCTCTTTACAGTGTGATCTACAGGTCATGGGTAAGACATTGATGCCTTCAATTTCAGATAAGGATTG contains the following coding sequences:
- the LOC142505427 gene encoding uncharacterized protein LOC142505427, which translates into the protein MRRILLSLWFGGSFARVCIELDVLQPLQEKIWVGWGDHFQVVEVIYERVPHFCCNCKMLGHSLDFCTRNGQTFQSRRRGPQRQAAHAPPSSDQQNQRPRPHGKGIVSDSPIQAPSVPSQGVSSDQAPSSDSDVPEQVVKRPCRRPVVRKDPNRPISTKNYYEVLQDLPSESGPGETSGTVKPRTHRVKSLLSKLTVEGNAEAGYPFRPASARSSSSQTTATVDVVNSSVTAVPAPVDVPVQVVELVPVVQDTVMGTPVSSPLPSLEFDSASVGSMTGVVPSSTTECLSLPLPGRTRSQQRRYYRQKAAQASSPYRRPLDPG